A single window of Colletotrichum higginsianum IMI 349063 chromosome 8, whole genome shotgun sequence DNA harbors:
- a CDS encoding Citrinin biosynthesis oxygenase CtnA produces the protein MGSIDTKSSSRVIPTVDISAWLSPDSSAAAKRQVVNDMSDACSTYGFFYLVGHGISPEMQAKALEVDRLFFSLPKEKRMEVWIGKSLGKSFRGYEPAGMQTHHEGLLPDTKETFMVGREVSEDDPDCGSFSTGPNLWPTSLPDEQFRIPIMEYQAKMLDLVSILLKILAQGLPKAWNCPPDVFDSLVVEPSIPMRFLHYAAQPQVPDNQYGVADHTDFGCVSVLLQEPGTRGLEVWYPPIEDWVPVPVKENAYVINMGDMMQKYTAGFYRSARHRVLTSPDKERYSVAFFLNGNLKLRCEPLDGSQGETYVGDHIRQRLIETMGKAGKVLQ, from the exons ATGGGCAGCATCGATACCAAGAGCTCCTCGCGGGTGATCCCAACGGTCGACATCAGCGCCTGGCTGTCGCCGGATTCCTCGGCCGCAGCGAAACGGCAGGTGGTCAACGACATGAGTGATGCTTGCAGCACATACGGCTTCTTCTacctcgtcggccacggCATCAGCCCCGAAATGCAAGCTAAAGCTCTTGAAGTCGATCGTCTattcttctccttgcccAAGGAGAAGCGCATGGAGGTGTGGATTGGCAAGTCTCTGGGCAAATCGTTCAGAGGATACGAGCCGGCCGGGATGCAGACACACCATGAGGGTCTCCTCCCAGACACTAAAGAG ACTTTCATGGTTGGCAGAGAAGTGTCTGAAGATGACCCAGACTGCGGTTCGTTCTCTACTGGCCCCAACCTCTGGCCAACATCTTTGCCTGATGAGCAATTCCGCATCCCTATAATGGAATATCAAGCCAAGatgctcgacctcgtcagCATCTTACTCAAAATCCTTGCGCAGGGTCTGCCCAAGGCCTGGAATTGCCCACCAGACGTCTTTGATagtctcgtcgtcgagccctCGATCCCCATGCGGTTTCTTCACTATGCAGCTCAGCCCCAGGTCCCCGACAACCAGTACGGTGTTGCCGACCACACCGACTTTGGCTGTGTTTCGGTACTGCTGCAGGAACCGGGCACAAGAGGCCTGGAGGTTTGGTACCCGCCCATAGAAGACTGGGTGCCGGTTCCTGTGAAGGAGAACGCTTATGTCATCAACATGGGGGACATGATGCAAAAGTACACCGCCGGCTTTTACCGCAGTGCGCGTCACCGAGTGCTTACAAGCCCAGACAAGGAGAGATACAGTGTTGCCTTCTTCCTGAACGGGAATTTGAAACTAAGGTGTGAGCCACTTGATGGGTCTCAGGGAGAGACGTATGTTGGAGACCATATTCGGCAGAGGTTGATTGAGACCATGGGCAAAGCTGGCAAAGTGCTCCAGTAA
- a CDS encoding Major facilitator superfamily transporter: protein MSLSPIHLTEKDTNVEPKRTDSSPPGDLVQHQAAALDPEATPTPEPAAKPDGGFVAWMQVVGGFLLFFNSWGILSAFGVFQTTYESGTLFKQSSSNISWIGAIQYCIAMMTGFWAGPVYDRGYMRVLLVIGTVCVVVGHVLLSFCHPYWEVLLAEGFLIGTGAGCLFLVCISTLPQYFDKNLGLAAGIASSGSSFGGLVYPVALYHLVDHVGFSWAVRVVGLIALATLMVPLFAMKARGKPGRPRSFVDWTAFKDGRYMTFVAGTMCGSASVLILNTYISYFGKNEQLLDGPMSFYIVSVFNAASCAGRILPNFISDTLGPFNILAPFMFITGAAALCMTAVHSEGAIIAMAVVLGFLSGVFPSMPPVCFARLTKDKSKIGTRMGMGYSMSSLGYLAGAPGAGAILGSVAPLQWTGLWVYCGMASFASGLIYAAIRISNTGWKIRIKA from the coding sequence ATGTCACTTTCCCCAATTCATCTCACGGAAAAGGACACCAATGTCGAGCCCAAGCGAACGGACTCTTCGCCCCCAggcgacctcgtccagcACCAAGCCGCAGCATTGGACCCCGAAGCCACGCCGACACCTGAGCCCGCTGCCAAACCAGATGGCGGTTTCGTTGCCTGGATGCAAGTCGTCGGCGGGTTCCTCTTGTTCTTCAACTCGTGGGGGATCCTCAGCGCATTTGGCGTCTTCCAGACAACATACGAATCCGGCACACTATTCAAGCAGAGCTCATCCAACATTTCTTGGATCGGGGCGATTCAATACTGCATTGCCATGATGACGGGCTTCTGGGCCGGCCCCGTCTACGACCGTGGCTATATGCGGGTGCTGCTGGTCATAGGCACCGTCTGTGTCGTTGTGGGACACGTACTTCTCAGTTTCTGCCATCCGTACTGGGAGgtgctcctcgccgagggtTTCTTGATCGGGACTGGAGCCGGCTGTCTTTTCCTTGTGTGCATCTCGACGCTTCCGCAGTACTTCGACAAGAATCTTGGGCTCGCGGCCGGAATCGCATCATCGGGGTCGTCCTTTGGCGGGCTCGTCTACCCCGTCGCGCTCTATCATCTCGTCGACCACGTTGGGTTTTCCTGGGCTGTTCGGGTTGTTGGTCTCATCGCACTAGCAACTCTCATGGTGCCTCTATTCGCCATGAAGGCACGCGGAAAGCCAGGCAGGCCTCGCTCGTTTGTCGACTGGACGGCCTTCAAAGACGGGCGTTATATGACATTTGTCGCCGGCACCATGTGTGGCTCCGCCAGCGTACTCATTCTCAACACGTACATCAGCTACTTCGGGAAGAACGAACAGCTGCTCGACGGTCCCATGAGCTTTTACATTGTGTCGGTTTTCAACGCAGCTTCGTGTGCGGGGCGAATCCTGCCCAACTTTATATCCGATACCCTCGGCCCGTTCAACATCCTCGCACCGTTCATGTTCATTACGGGAGCTGCGGCGCTGTGCATGACTGCCGTGCACAGTGAGGGTGCTATCATCGCCATGGCGGTCGTGCTCGGCTTTCTCAGTGGTGTTTTCCCATCTATGCCTCCGGTCTGCTTTGCTCGCCTAACCAAAGACAAGAGCAAGATCGGTACACGCATGGGCATGGGGTACTCCATGTCAAGCCTGGGGTATTTGGCCGGGGCACCAGGTGCAGGAGCTATCCTCGGCTCCGTTGCGCCGTTACAGTGGACCGGATTATGGGTGTACTGCGGCATGGCTTCATTCGCCTCTGGGCTGATTTACGCCGCGATCCGCATTTCTAACACCGGATGGAAAATCCGCATAAAGGCATGA